A region from the Nematostella vectensis chromosome 13, jaNemVect1.1, whole genome shotgun sequence genome encodes:
- the LOC5518042 gene encoding uncharacterized protein LOC5518042, whose product AVLLIVITRANFVVLGDAENEIIEKGLDEFEKNPRHPRYYFCIQPSFEDAILVPKMFIWCPMHHFGAVILCPDHKCRMRFHAWTSKTKTRNFEEPRLVYDLFGNIILVQAIYKCPHSLENRKSSGHRYLSASETILKCLPRDVTVKFPIKLFYRSACSQALLDYIIVHIGRGQTFLELTEDISSMNFRSYTQLKDGANGSVGSFHNSEVYSFPSNDHLMYMFLAYFASKENLFQVEMNHLPCSILSCDHTFKVSKHIGVIRITDQMFVNQFENIFIWLNDNGQVVTWRLTRSTAFKEIEDLLRNFKDQLDAKGQDLKMIIVDDCCSVRQSYHRIFQNVPVYLDLYHACQRFIKTLPKGSPFSQKMAKEFGLIFRSDGDTGDQRKQVTPEPDIIESNMQMFISKWESRLALASADACKNIRKHIKKGCCSGIPPGVGTQKNERLHKYLKRSLLGGANTISPELAVAIFTMVFYVWSQKRSPSAKKHVSNSRVVPIVPVESNIQNLFSTVSSLRDHPKFKCDNIPKEIPAAVSAEQMNVSTATVGSECDVPNGYRGIPPGQVSALKNETVINYVISRALHLVEILSSVDTQCISRDFDVFDFPFSDLKTMIASIQPDDKTPNIQIDMNRECLNRHLASFGLEIDAVPGDGDCCFTSIMKQIYRCFESNDEEYCDFLRSLGFVGDIKKDVMQLRYLFCNEIRGNSAKYAPCVDFDIDTGVLKFSTSGWFRGSMGDLCVLACSNLLKAPIFIITAQPRCPYLPFIPTEIRSTRVLYVGPSLVIMILLVSAHKQMKTKTLSGMTICHPRLGNRDATVGSCQSIGGRPVPVLVAFQALCQNVLVL is encoded by the exons GCTGTTTTGCTGATCGTAATTACAAGAGCGAATTTCGTAGTTCTTGGAGATGCGGAAAATGAAATTATCGAGAAAGGTTTGGACGAATTCGAGAAGAATCCAAGACATCCAAGATACTACTTTTGTATCCAACCGTCCTTTGAAGACGCCATATTGGTACCCAAGATGTTTATTTGGTGCCCAATGCATCATTTCGGGGCTGTTATATTGTGCCCCGATCACAAGTGTAGGATGAGATTCCATGCTTGGACATCGAAAACCAAGACAAGAAACTTCGAAGAACCAAGGCTGGTTTATGACTTGTTCGGTAATATCATACTTGTCCAGGCCATTTACAAGTGCCCTCACAGTCTCGAGAACAGAAAATCATCCGGACACAGGTATTTGTCTGCCTCAGAAACGATTTTAAAATGTCTACCAAGGGATGTTACAGTAAAATTCCCAATTAAACTATTTTACCGATCTGCATGTTCCCAAGCCTTGCTTGATTACATAATCGTGCACATTGGTCGAGGGCAAACATTCTTGGAGCTAACCGAGGACATTTCTTCGATGAACTTTCGATCTTATACACAGTTGAAGGATGGCGCGAACGGCAGTGTAGGATCATTTCACAACAGCGAGGTTTATTCATTCCCAAGTAATGATCATTTAATGTACATGTTCCTGGCGTACTTTGCAAGTAAGGAAAATTTGTTTCAAGTAGAAATGAACCATCTTCCATGCTCTATTCTGTCGTGTGACCACACGTTCAAGGTCAGCAAACACATCGGAGTGATACGGATAACGGATCAAATGTTTGTCAACCAATTCGAAAACATTTTTATATGGCTCAATGATAATGGGCAAGTTGTTACTTGGAGATTGACACGGAGTACTGCTTTTAAAGAAATTGAAGACCTGTTAAGAAATTTCAAAGATCAACTTGACGCAAAAGGACAAGATTTGAAAATGATAATTGTTGATGACTGTTGTTCAGTCAGACAATCGTATCACAGAATTTTCCAAAATGTGCCAGTCTATTTAGATCTATACCACGCTTGTCAGCGGTTTATCAAAACGCTCCCAAAAGGCTCCcctttttcacaaaaaatggCTAAGGAGTTCGGGCTTATTTTTCGGTCGGATGGAGATACTGGCGACCAAAGAAAACAAGTGACGCCTGAACCGGACATCATTGAAAGTAACATGCAAATGTTTATTAGTAAATGGGAATCTCGTTTAGCCCTTGCAAGCGCCGATGCGTGTAAAAATATACGCAAgcatataaaaaaaggttgttgTTCTGGAATTCCTCCCGGAGTTGGCACGCAAAAAAATGAGCGACTTCATAAGTACCTTAAGCGATCACTTCTTGGAGGAGCTAATACTATTTCTCCAGAGCTTGCAGTGGCTATCTTTACGATGGTGTTTTATGTTTGGAGCCAAAAAAGGTCCCCAAGCGCCAAAAAGCATGTTTCAAATAGCAGAGTGGTACCAATAGTTCCTGTGGAGAGCAATATCCAAAATTTATTTAGTACAGTTTCTTCTCTGCGAGACCACCCGAAATTTAAATGTGATAATATTCCGAAGGAGATTCCTGCCGCAGTATCAGCGGAACAAATGAACGTTTCAACTGCCACAGTTGGATCTGAATGTGATGTGCCAAATGGGTATCGCGGCATTCCTCCTGGTCAAGTTTCCGCTCTAAAAAACGAGACCGTGATAAATTATGTAATTAGCAGAGCTCTACACCTGGTTGAGATCCTGTCCTCAGTCGATACGCAGTGTATTTCAAGAGACTTCGATGTATTTGATTTTCCATTTTCGGACCTGAAAACAATGATCGCGTCTATTCAGCCGGACGATAAAACGCCCAACATCCAAATTGACATGAACAGGGAATGTCTGAACAGGCATTTGGCCTCTTTCGGTTTAGAAATTGACGCAGTACCCGGCGATGGCGATTGCTGCTTTACCAGCATCATGAAACAGATCTACAGATGCTTCGAATCTAATGACGAGGAATATTGTGACTTTTTGAGGTCACTAGGATTTGTGGGTGATATAAAGAAGGATGTCATGCAGCTGCGATATTTATTCTGCAACGAGATCAGAGGAAACAGTGCAAAGTATGCACCTTGTGTTGACTTCGATATAGACACAGGAGTGTTGAAGTTTTCCACATCGGGTTGGTTTAGAGGTAGCATGGGTGATTTGTGCGTGCTCGCATGTAGCAATCTATTGAAAGCACCGATTTTTATCATAACAGCACAGCCGCGATGCCCGTACTTACCCTTTATACCGACAGAAATCCGAAGTACCCGAGTTTTATACGTTGGTCCATCCTTGGTCATTATGATTCTACTCGTG AGTGCGCACAAGCAGATGAAGACGAAGACCCTGAGCGGTATGACAATTTGTCATCCCAGACTGGGAAACAGGGATGCAACTGTGGGGTCATGTCAAAGCATAGGAGGAAGACCTGTACCGGTGCTTGTTGCATTCCAAGCACTGTGTCAAAATGTTCTTGTGTTGTAG